In Thioclava sp. GXIMD2076, one DNA window encodes the following:
- a CDS encoding sulfite exporter TauE/SafE family protein: protein MDQTILYLIAALIVGMSKGGLASAAAIAVPMLALFMNPVTAAATLLPVYVVTDWIGVWLFRKDFSAKNLLMFTPALLFGVVLATVITPYTPEPVLLVFTGAIGLWFCLRAWFGRGSDHVTKPALVPALFWGTLTGVASFITHSGAPPAQAYLLPQRLPKLKFAGTIAISFAIGNLAKLPAYFAIGQLDGLNWGLIVALAATGIIGTFIGRWLTVKLSDTHYVRVIQGMLFILSVILLIKGGMALIGA, encoded by the coding sequence ATGGACCAGACCATTCTCTATCTCATCGCCGCCCTGATCGTGGGTATGTCGAAAGGCGGACTGGCTTCGGCGGCCGCCATCGCTGTGCCGATGCTGGCGCTGTTCATGAACCCCGTGACAGCGGCAGCCACGCTTCTGCCGGTCTATGTGGTCACCGACTGGATCGGGGTCTGGCTCTTCCGCAAGGATTTCTCGGCCAAGAACCTGTTGATGTTCACGCCTGCGCTTCTGTTTGGCGTGGTGCTGGCCACGGTGATCACTCCCTATACGCCCGAGCCGGTGCTGCTGGTCTTCACGGGCGCAATCGGGCTGTGGTTCTGTCTTCGCGCATGGTTCGGGCGTGGATCGGACCATGTGACCAAACCCGCGCTGGTGCCTGCCCTGTTCTGGGGCACGCTGACGGGTGTGGCGAGCTTCATCACCCATTCGGGCGCACCGCCCGCGCAGGCCTATCTGCTGCCCCAGCGCCTGCCGAAGCTGAAATTCGCAGGCACCATCGCCATCTCCTTCGCTATCGGCAATCTGGCCAAACTGCCCGCCTATTTCGCCATCGGTCAGCTCGACGGGTTGAACTGGGGGCTGATCGTGGCGCTCGCCGCCACCGGCATCATCGGCACCTTTATCGGGCGATGGCTGACGGTCAAACTCTCGGATACCCATTATGTGCGTGTCATCCAGGGGATGCTGTTTATCCTGTCCGTTATTCTGCTCATCAAGGGCGGGATGGCGCTGATTGGCGCCTAG
- a CDS encoding TIGR01459 family HAD-type hydrolase yields MTRIVQSLAEISEPYDALFCDLWGCLHNGVTAYPAAVAALQTFRAKGGRVVLLTNAPRPADFVKERFAKMNIPDDAWDMIVSSGDAAQDAMFASAVGRKVWHLGPEKDDGFFTHIPAEWEGRANIERVSFEDAEGIVCTGPFHEDTETPEDYRAQFLAAKTRGLKMLCANPDLVVDMGDKRIYCAGALAELYEEMGADAIYCGKPHPPIYDLARRKLSAAFGLPDDSRILTVGDGILTDVAGAAGEGLDCLFVTGGLAAEAFGPDVENPDAGKLEDWLDGQGQSPLYAIGRLR; encoded by the coding sequence ATGACCCGCATCGTTCAATCGCTTGCTGAAATCTCCGAACCCTATGATGCGCTGTTCTGCGATCTTTGGGGCTGCCTGCATAATGGCGTGACCGCCTATCCGGCGGCGGTGGCCGCGCTTCAGACGTTCCGTGCCAAGGGGGGGCGTGTGGTCCTGCTGACCAATGCGCCGCGTCCGGCGGATTTCGTCAAGGAGCGCTTTGCCAAGATGAATATCCCCGATGATGCGTGGGATATGATCGTCAGCTCCGGCGATGCGGCGCAGGATGCGATGTTTGCCAGTGCCGTGGGCCGTAAGGTCTGGCATCTGGGGCCGGAAAAGGATGATGGCTTCTTCACCCATATTCCCGCCGAATGGGAAGGTCGCGCCAATATCGAGCGTGTGTCGTTCGAGGACGCCGAGGGCATTGTCTGCACCGGTCCGTTCCATGAGGACACCGAGACCCCCGAGGACTATCGCGCGCAGTTTCTGGCCGCCAAGACGCGCGGGCTGAAGATGCTTTGCGCCAATCCCGATCTGGTCGTGGATATGGGCGACAAGCGGATCTATTGCGCCGGTGCGCTGGCCGAACTGTATGAGGAAATGGGGGCCGACGCGATCTATTGCGGCAAGCCGCACCCGCCGATCTACGATCTGGCGCGGCGCAAGCTCTCGGCGGCCTTCGGCCTGCCCGATGACAGCCGCATCCTGACCGTGGGCGACGGTATCCTGACCGATGTGGCGGGTGCTGCGGGTGAGGGGCTTGACTGCCTGTTCGTGACCGGTGGGCTGGCTGCGGAAGCTTTTGGTCCTGATGTCGAGAATCCCGATGCCGGGAAGCTCGAAGACTGGCTCGACGGGCAGGGGCAATCGCCGCTCTATGCGATCGGTCGCCTGCGCTAA
- a CDS encoding MaoC family dehydratase, whose translation MMKEIEGSTIFIEDLQMGMSRQLVKTVTDRDIEMFAEVSTDHNPVHMDEDYARTTLFKGRIAHGILSAGLISAVIGEQLPGHGAIYLKQSLTFMAPVRPGDEVCATVRVAAIDRDKRRVTLATQCTVGDTVVLKGEALVLAPSRETLRG comes from the coding sequence ATGATGAAGGAAATCGAAGGGTCTACGATTTTCATCGAGGATCTGCAGATGGGGATGTCGCGCCAGCTGGTGAAAACCGTCACCGACCGCGATATCGAGATGTTTGCCGAGGTCTCGACCGATCATAACCCCGTCCATATGGATGAGGACTATGCCCGCACCACCCTGTTCAAGGGCCGGATCGCGCACGGGATTCTCTCGGCGGGGCTGATTTCGGCGGTGATCGGCGAGCAGCTGCCCGGACATGGGGCGATCTATCTCAAACAGTCGCTGACTTTCATGGCACCGGTGCGGCCGGGGGATGAAGTTTGTGCAACTGTCCGCGTGGCGGCGATTGATCGGGATAAGCGGCGGGTCACACTTGCAACCCAGTGCACGGTGGGCGATACGGTTGTTCTGAAGGGTGAGGCCCTTGTGCTGGCGCCGTCGCGGGAAACCCTGCGCGGCTGA
- a CDS encoding bifunctional riboflavin kinase/FAD synthetase, whose protein sequence is MRVYDHWQIPEEARGASIAMGNFDGVHLGHQSVIDLARREGAPLGVLTFEPHPREFFRPDDPPFRLMNAEARRNRLEKLGVDFLYALPFDVALASMEPETFAREVLSEALGVTNVTVGRDFRFGRKRAGGIEELKACGQTFGFDVTVAPLLEVEGVHVSSTAIRNALSEGQPELAAAMLGHLHRIEGAVIHGEKRGRELGYPTANMSVDGLHLPKLGVYAVKVDVMTGPQKGSYMGAASLGVRPMFGVNTPNLETNLLDFKGDLYGQHLSIALVEYLRPEVAFTGIPDLIKQMDQDVIRTREILTA, encoded by the coding sequence ATGCGAGTTTACGACCACTGGCAGATCCCTGAAGAGGCACGCGGGGCCTCCATCGCCATGGGCAATTTTGACGGGGTCCATCTGGGGCACCAGTCGGTGATCGATCTGGCGCGTCGGGAGGGTGCGCCGCTGGGTGTGTTGACCTTCGAGCCGCATCCGCGCGAGTTCTTCCGGCCCGATGATCCGCCCTTCCGCCTGATGAATGCCGAGGCGCGGCGTAATCGGCTGGAAAAGCTGGGCGTCGATTTCCTCTATGCGCTGCCTTTCGATGTGGCGCTGGCCTCGATGGAGCCGGAAACCTTCGCACGCGAGGTGCTCTCCGAGGCGCTCGGGGTGACCAATGTCACAGTGGGACGCGATTTCCGCTTTGGCCGCAAACGGGCGGGCGGTATCGAGGAGCTGAAAGCCTGCGGGCAGACATTCGGCTTCGATGTGACCGTTGCGCCGCTGCTCGAAGTGGAGGGCGTGCATGTTTCCTCGACCGCGATCCGCAATGCGCTGAGCGAGGGCCAGCCCGAACTCGCCGCCGCGATGCTGGGCCATTTGCACCGGATCGAGGGCGCGGTGATCCATGGCGAGAAACGCGGGCGCGAGCTGGGCTATCCCACCGCCAATATGTCGGTTGACGGGCTGCATCTCCCGAAACTCGGGGTTTATGCGGTGAAGGTCGATGTGATGACCGGCCCGCAGAAGGGCAGCTATATGGGCGCCGCGAGCCTCGGTGTGCGGCCGATGTTCGGGGTCAATACACCGAACCTCGAAACCAATCTGCTGGATTTCAAAGGCGATCTCTACGGCCAGCATCTGTCGATCGCGCTGGTCGAATATCTGCGCCCCGAAGTGGCCTTTACCGGCATTCCCGATCTGATCAAACAGATGGATCAGGATGTGATCCGAACACGCGAGATCTTGACCGCCTGA
- a CDS encoding YcgN family cysteine cluster protein translates to MADKKRKKFWELPLGDLNPTEWEALCDGCGKCCLNKLEFVDTNEVEFTRVACRLLDGQTCRCSQYEIRHHFVPECVRLTPESISEIAYWMPRTCAYRLRFEGKPLESWHYLLSGSKETVHEAGQSVRGWTVPEYEVQEEDWEDYVIEDLS, encoded by the coding sequence ATGGCCGATAAGAAACGCAAGAAATTCTGGGAACTGCCGCTGGGCGATCTGAACCCGACCGAATGGGAGGCGCTCTGTGACGGTTGTGGCAAATGCTGTCTCAACAAGCTGGAATTCGTGGATACGAACGAGGTGGAGTTCACCCGCGTCGCCTGCCGCCTGCTGGATGGCCAGACCTGCCGCTGCTCGCAATACGAGATCCGGCACCATTTCGTGCCCGAATGTGTGCGTCTGACGCCCGAGTCGATTTCCGAGATCGCCTACTGGATGCCGCGCACCTGCGCCTATCGGCTGCGCTTCGAGGGCAAGCCCTTGGAAAGCTGGCACTACCTTCTATCTGGATCGAAAGAGACCGTGCATGAGGCCGGTCAATCCGTGCGCGGCTGGACCGTGCCGGAATACGAAGTGCAGGAAGAAGACTGGGAAGATTACGTCATCGAGGATCTGTCATGA
- a CDS encoding low specificity L-threonine aldolase, with the protein MNFGSDNTSGVAPRIMEGLVAANAGHARSYGADDLTKAVEARIREVFEAPEARVFLVTSGTAANALSCALLTNPWEAIFCHRNAHIEEDECGAPEFFSDGAKLVLVEGEDAKMTPETLAQKIGHTGAAIHNIQRGMVSITNSTEFGTVYTAQEVRALCDVAKAHDLPVHMDGARFANALVRLGVSPAEMTWKAGVDVLSFGGTKNGCMGVEAVVIFDPARAQEFELRRKRAGQLMSKHRYLAAQMLAYLEEGYWLELARHANAMADKLSQGLAALPSVRLLHPVQSNGVFVALPRHLHRKLMAEGAYYYLWPFDQDLETGDPEELISARLVCSWSTTAQEVGAFLDHLGGQSASQAAFSEA; encoded by the coding sequence ATGAATTTTGGGTCGGACAATACATCGGGCGTGGCGCCGCGCATCATGGAAGGTCTTGTGGCTGCCAATGCGGGCCATGCACGCTCCTATGGCGCCGATGATCTGACCAAAGCCGTCGAGGCCCGTATCCGCGAGGTGTTCGAGGCACCTGAGGCGCGGGTCTTTCTGGTGACCTCCGGCACTGCGGCCAATGCGCTCTCCTGTGCGCTGCTGACCAATCCGTGGGAGGCGATCTTCTGCCATCGCAATGCCCATATCGAGGAAGACGAATGCGGCGCGCCGGAGTTCTTCTCGGATGGGGCCAAGCTCGTGCTGGTCGAGGGCGAGGATGCCAAGATGACGCCCGAGACGCTGGCGCAAAAGATCGGCCATACGGGGGCGGCGATCCATAATATCCAGCGCGGTATGGTCTCGATCACCAATTCCACCGAATTCGGCACGGTCTATACCGCGCAAGAGGTCCGTGCGCTTTGCGATGTGGCCAAGGCCCATGATCTGCCTGTGCATATGGATGGAGCGCGCTTTGCCAATGCGCTGGTGCGGCTGGGTGTGAGCCCTGCGGAGATGACATGGAAGGCAGGCGTCGATGTGCTCTCCTTCGGCGGCACCAAGAACGGGTGTATGGGGGTCGAGGCGGTGGTGATCTTCGATCCCGCGCGCGCGCAGGAATTCGAACTCCGTCGCAAACGGGCGGGACAGCTGATGTCCAAGCACCGTTATCTGGCGGCCCAGATGCTGGCCTATCTCGAAGAGGGTTACTGGCTGGAGCTGGCGCGTCATGCCAATGCGATGGCCGATAAACTCTCGCAGGGGCTTGCGGCATTGCCGTCGGTCCGCCTTCTGCATCCGGTGCAATCGAACGGTGTCTTTGTGGCGCTGCCGCGCCATCTACACCGCAAGCTGATGGCAGAGGGCGCCTATTACTATCTCTGGCCCTTCGATCAGGATCTGGAAACCGGTGACCCCGAGGAGCTAATTTCGGCGCGGCTTGTCTGTTCATGGTCCACGACCGCGCAGGAGGTGGGAGCCTTCCTCGACCATCTGGGCGGCCAGAGCGCCAGCCAGGCGGCATTTTCCGAAGCCTGA